One window of Trichomycterus rosablanca isolate fTriRos1 chromosome 2, fTriRos1.hap1, whole genome shotgun sequence genomic DNA carries:
- the lypla2 gene encoding acyl-protein thioesterase 2 translates to MCGNNMSVPLLAEAVTVSGTEKETAAVIFLHGLGDNGHGWADSVTSIRLPYIKYICPHAPKIPVTLNMKMVMPSWFDLMGLSPDSPEDEAGIKRAAENIKAIIDHEAKNGIPPNRIILGGFSQGGALSLYTALTCQQQLAGLVALSCWLPLHKTFPQAASGSANRDIPILQCHGEMDPMLPVQFGAMTAEKLKTIVNPQKVAFHTYPGLMHSSCPQEMSTMKEFIEKHLPRI, encoded by the exons ATGTGTGGCAACAACATGTCTGTGCCGCTGCTCGCCGAGGCTGTGACCGTGTCTGGGACAGAGAAGGAGACAGCTGCG GTGATCTTCCTTCATGGTCTGGGTGACAATGG gcATGGCTGGGCTGATTCCGTAACATCAATTAGGCTGCCATACATCAAGTACATCTGTCCACATGC ACCCAAAATTCCTGTAACACTCAATATGAAGATGGTCATGCCCTCATG GTTTGACCTGATGGGGCTGAGCCCAGACTCTCCAGAGGACGAGGCAGGCATTAAGAGAGCAGCAGAAAACA TCAAGGCGATTATTGACCATGAGGCAAAGAATGGAATACCACCTAATCGCATCATCCTTGGTGGATTTTCTCAG GGTGGAGCTCTCTCACTCTACACTGCTTTAACCTGTCAGCAGCAACTAGCGGGTTTAGTTGCTCTAAGCTGTTGGCTGCCACTGCATAAGACCTTCCCACAG GCTGCAAGTGGCAGTGCAAATAGGGATATCCCAATTTTGCAATGTCATGGTGAGATGGACCCCATGCTACCTGTGCAGTTTGGAGCCATGACAGCCGAAAAACTTAAGACAATCGTTAACCCGCAGAAAGTCGCCTTCCATACTTACCCAGGCCTCATGCATAGCTCCTGCCCTCAG GAGATGTCTACCATGAAGGAATTCATTGAGAAGCATTTACCCAGAATCTGA